AATATCTGCAAGCTCCTTGAATAATGTCTCTTTTATAATATTTGCTGAATTACTTATCCATTGCAATGAGATACTCCTGCGTACCCCAAGCTCTTGTGTATGTCTATTCAAAAGACTATTTTATCTCCATACTCCCACCTTGACTACCTTTCAGGTTGTATCCCCCTTTACCTGTTGTGAAATATAAAACAATTGCCGACAAGTTTGTGAGATGGTAACCGAATCGAAAGGGGGAGATGGAAGGGACACGATGCTTTTTTTTCCGGAGGAAGGAATCAGTTGGGGAAATCTCTCTTTAATTGGGATTGGAGGGAGTTAATTGGTTTGGTGGGAAACCCTCTCTCAACTGTTTCTAGTTATCTTGAAATAACCACAACATAAATATAATTGAATAAGTTAGGGAGAGTAGATAACCAGAATCCACATAACCATGCTATTATTATTTAAGATTAATCAAATCCATGTAATCATCCTGATAGTGTAATTATCTTGATGACCTTTTGGTATTGCTTTTGTATGATTTTTCGTCTTTTGTATGGTAGTTTAATGGAAACATATAACAATGCTTGAGGACAATTATACTAGGGAGTTCTGTTACACACCACCATGTAGTAAGAAAGATGGATTCAAAGGTGTAACTGGATGGATTTAAAACCAATAGATGGTGGCTGTTATTATGAGTCAATTCATCCAACATTCTCTTCCTAGTTGGTTTCCTATATTAATCGATCAAGCATATatgaaatatttatattttttgtgcAGGAAATAAGGGagaattcttctcttttttcgaataaaaatatatatggaaTATTTAATACCTGGTATCTCTAGACTTAATAATTGTAGTTAACAAAATTTGATTGTTTGGATGGTGAACTGTTGTTCCATAGAGTGATCCATTTGAGGCCTTGTTCTCAAAATTTCTCATATCATTTTGCTGTCAGATGaaatgatgcataaaaattATTCTATGTTCCAAGTGGTTGTTAATACCTAACATTGTTGGGAACTAAATGCTATCAGGATGATGGCTACGGTAATGAACTCAATATTGCTTCAGTCAGCATTGGAGAAAATGGGTATTCAGACTCGAGTACAAACTCAATTTCAGATTCCAGAGGTTACTGAGCCATACAGCAGGAAACGGGCTGTTCGGCATCTTGAAAAAGGAAGAGTTGTAATATTTGGTGGCATTGGGGCAGGCATGGGAAATCCTCTCTTCACTACGGATACAGCAGCAGCTCTAAGAGCTACAGAGAGTAAGATCCTACCCTGCACACAAAATGCTGTGCACATCTTTTGTTGCCTGTTGCTCATAGGCAGTTTTTGCTGCTCCTCAATTTGCTTGTTCTGAAGGAAATTCTGACGTTTTATGTGTCAATTGTTCTGGCCAGTACAAGCGGAAGCATTACTGAAAGGTACCAATGTTGAGGATGTCTATGACTCCAGAAGCAACACCAATAATGTGACTTTTGAACACCTCTCCTTCCAAGAGTTTGTTTCCAAAGGTGTTTCCTCTATGGACATGATGGCAGTAACATTCTGTGAAGAGAATGGAATCCCTGGTACGTCGATGATGCTGTTCCTACTTTCGATATTGTGAGTGATTAATGTTTCTCTATTGCTAAAATGTCCTTTCCTGCCTTTCCAGTTGTCGTATTTAATCTAAATGAGCCCGGGAACATTTCTAGAGCATTATGTGGAGAACAAGTTGGTACCTTGATTGACCAAGCAGGAAGGATCAGCTGATGTATTTTGAACATATTGTCCTTGGTTCTGCATGCTGTTGAAAAGCCACAGAAGCACAAACAATATGTGGTAGTCATCTGCTATAATGTACCGTGTGCACCCAAACTAACCAATCGTTTGGGTTAATCTCCATCCATTTGAGACGCAAGTGGATTTCAGCAAGCCTTTGTTTTTAATTTGAAGCTGCTGCTTGTGAGTACAGGACGGCGTGGATTGGAGGTTTGGTTCGATCATTGCCATTGACTAAATTTTATTGGCAAAGTAAGGTAAATTGCCTCGCCTACTTATCATCCGTTCAAGGCTGCAGGGGAGGACATTCTTGTTGATACAGGTTTAGAGGAATTGGCTAATATTGTTTGCTCCccgttgtattttttttctttctctgtaaATGGTTTTGACAGCCCATGTCATATAAGTTAAATTGGTCTGGATTTGAAAGGAGAGCTTGTCCGTGTAGAGAAAAGAGATCAAATGCACATGATTTTCACAATTATGATCTATTGTAGTCCTTACTCCTATCAGTCATGCACTGCACTGAAGGTTATATTTTCTCCTCTTGCTTAGTGCTAGCCATATAAGGCAGCATTTGCCCTTTCTTACCTGAGCCCCAATGTCAAAGGGCACGTGCATGACTCTTTTAACTGAACCAAAGGCTGCGTATGGGTGGCTGTTATGGTTGGGTCATCCGTTGTGAGGAGTTTCATTtccgaaggagagaaagaatagAGACAAACCATGAACGAGTTCGGTTACAGATTTACAGTTCGTAATGGGATGATGCATTGTAGGCTTATCAAGGGagagagaacaagaacaagaagaataCGTGTCattacaataataaataaatgtaAAAGATGAAGAATGCAGTGAAGTGCTCCTGCTGCAGCAGTAATTCAACACCTTCGAGGAGAGATGAGGAGGGATCAGAAGTCGGGAAACTCATAAGCAGACCATGGCATCATCGGTGGTAGTAAGCGAAGGCGAGAAAGAATTGTGAAACTAGCCCAAGTCCTCTTATCTCAATCTTTCTGCCAGAGCCACAGATTACCACCTTCAAATTGTCCAACTTTGACAAGAACGGGCTCGTTCCGTCCTCAAATTTATGCAGAGAAAGTGAGAGCTTAGAAGAGAATATGATTTTATCCGTGGACCCTAGTGCAACACCATCACTGACCTGAGACCACCACACACCAGAGTCCAAACAAGGTATCTCTGGCTTCTTTTATCAAGACCTTTAGGCTTTATTATGCACCACAAGTCCGCACAGGACAACAGTTTCCAATGTGGGATGTGAAGTTTAGTGTGTCACAATCCCCCACCTCAGTTACGATTACTATACAGTCCTCCTTAAACTTCATGGCCATATTGTGCACGAACCTACACAAGGAACAAACTAGTTTACCCAACATCGGCCCATACAGGTTCAACCCATTCATGAAGTAGAACTTGAGTAGTGGATGATGGAGGAGGAGTTTCTTTTGACATGATCTCAACCATAGTTGTTAAGGTGTCCCGGCGATCCAAGGCGATGGAGAGGGTCCAAAtccaaggcgacaccaagtagGCAACTAAGGCGTCCAAGGCACCCGCTTAGGTGatcaaggcgcccaagtcgaccaagacgcctaggcgatgccttgacaactatgatctcaACCCAAGGAGGTAGTAGCCGGCACTTGCAACCATGGAtcgtgatctcggtatcggctggatcggatcgcccaaactcgggcaaatatgacacttttgttcttgttttcttataaaaaaaactattttttttttacatttttacccctgtccgtACAGATGGATTGGCCGATACTGATCTGATCCGGCCAAAATCGACCGATCTGATctaatacctcaaaccatgcttgcAACAGATATTGTTCTTgatttaaagagagagagagagagagagagagagagagagagagagagagagagctttgaTTTACATTCAAACCTAGGAGTCCTTTTCTTCCATATTATCCAAGAAGCAGAGATAGCGAGGGAGagattggttgaagaagaacaaaagaaaattaaagaagcGTTGGACTCCCATTAATTCAGTTTCAATAACTACCCACTTTAAAAACTCGCATTCAGTTTCTAACAatggaaataaagaagagagattTAAACTacaaaaaagtaataaaaaatagaaagaaattaGTTAAGGGAAGGTTTCCCTCGGTGAGAAGGCTGGACACTTGTCAAGAGGGGATCGTATGTCCAGAATAAGTCCTATGCACATACGTGTAGATGATACGGGCTCAATAAGAGCTCAATAAGAACAAAGGCAAGGTATGAGAAGGTTGTTCTTGAATCGGACAACAGAGATCTTATCTCTTTTATACAAAATGGGATTTCTTCATCATcctttcttttgaggattatcttAGAAGACATTTTTCACCTATTAGTTACTTTGTGTTTTGTTCTTTTCAATTTGTTTTAAGGGAGATTAACAGCATGACTGACTCATTGAAAAGAGAATTCTATTAATGACATGTACTCTAGTTTGATCCAATTCCGTTCCATGACTTTGTAATCTTTGTAATATTGAGTCATGACCTTTCAGTCACGTCAcctataatacattttatttaccaaaaaccaaagaaaaaaaaaaacaaaggcaatAATAGTTGACCTGGGGCAAGAACGAGAGGTTACAACTTAAGTTGTATCCATCTCagttacaaaaacaaaaaggaaaggaaattgaaaaaatgaaaaaaaaaatagagaaagaagaaaacgagCGTTAATGGAGTGATGTAAGGGTAAAAGTCGTCTCCTACAGCGTGCGACGGCTTTTTCCAAATTTCTAGGTTCAGCTCTCCCTCTCTCGCTCGCTTAGGTGATCAATttagtcttctctctctcatcttctcctctttcGGTGATTTTGTCGTAATACATTATAGAGCAGAGTGGAATTGGAGGAGTCCCTTCTGGAGATCTCGCTTGTCTTCAATCGGATCTGAGCTCTGAGGCTCCAGAGGATAGAGAGGAGAATCGAGGATTCGTGTCTGCTGAAGATTTTCGCGTTTGATCCCTCGCTGGATCTGAGAGGAGATGGCCTTATCTGGAATGAGAGGTCTCTCTGTCTTCATTAGCGATGTTAGAAACTGCCAGAACAAAGAGCAGGAAAGGCTCAGGGTTGATAAGGAGCTTGGCAACATCAGGACTCGTTTCAAAAATGAAAAGGTTAGGATTCTCTTCTTTCTGTctctcttttttgaaaaaaattgcCGTTGATGAACGTATCTTCCGCTTTCAGCcccttacatttttttttcctttatccaTTAATGATTTTTAAGCACGCTGGGATCTATAACCCTCTGTCAGTGGTAACCACTTGCTGAAGATGATTAAATGTTTCAAATGGTTGGTTGTTGAGGTTTAAGACTCCGTGAGACTATTATGGTACCTCAATTGTGATGGAGGTTGCCTGGCTTTATgtcatgtcatcaacataatcTGAAACACAACAACACAAAGAActtatttaaaatatatttaatatatattttattttattctgtaagtttta
The nucleotide sequence above comes from Telopea speciosissima isolate NSW1024214 ecotype Mountain lineage chromosome 3, Tspe_v1, whole genome shotgun sequence. Encoded proteins:
- the LOC122655411 gene encoding uridylate kinase-like; amino-acid sequence: CICCLNLYWLFVYRYGISTPSPGGLPNNMKSKSLTNHRWRRVVFKISGAALAGTVPQNIDPKVTVLIAREIAIAYRLGVEVAVVVGGRNFFCGDTWVAATGLDRSTAYQIGMMATVMNSILLQSALEKMGIQTRVQTQFQIPEVTEPYSRKRAVRHLEKGRVVIFGGIGAGMGNPLFTTDTAAALRATEIQAEALLKGTNVEDVYDSRSNTNNVTFEHLSFQEFVSKGVSSMDMMAVTFCEENGIPVVVFNLNEPGNISRALCGEQVGTLIDQAGRIS